A single window of Drosophila suzukii chromosome 3, CBGP_Dsuzu_IsoJpt1.0, whole genome shotgun sequence DNA harbors:
- the to gene encoding protein takeout, with the protein MFGIALAIVLTLSVSVQAKFPDDPKPCKYGDGECIMKLCNTLFSERSSEEDPGLNLTRLDPLKVDKLVISQGEDASPVGITLTFTDNLLYGIKDQRIVKVKGFGKDLTGKHEVRIIAKTFSLVGPYNINGKVLILPISGTGKSNMTMVNVKSIVTFSGKPLEKNGEIYLDVTNFKITMKPESTHYHFSNLFNGDKALGDNMNVFLNENSEAIYKETASAIDKSFSQLYMGIVKGVFSKLPYSKLFAEE; encoded by the exons ATGTTCGGGATCGCGTTGGCAATTGTTCTCACTTTATCCGTGTCGGTGCAAGCCAAATTTC CTGACGATCCTAAACCTTGTAAATACGGCGATGGCGAGTGTATCATGAAACTGTGCAATACACTGTTTAGTGAGAGATCTTCGGAGGAGGATCCTGGTCTAAACCTGACGCGCTTAGATCCTCTGAAGGTGGACAAGCTTGTGATAAGCCAGGGAGAGGATGCCAGTCCCGTGGGCATAACTCTTACTTTTACCGATAACTTGCTGTACGGCATCAAGGATCAAAGGATAGTTAAAGTGAA GGGATTCGGAAAGGATCTTACCGGAAAGCACGAAGTGAGGATAATCGCGAAAACCTTCTCACTGGTGGGACCCTATAATATCAACGGGAAGGTACTCATTCTGCCGATCAGCGGTACGGGAAAAAGTAACATGACTATGG TTAACGTCAAGTCAATCGTCACCTTCTCGGGCAAACCGTTGGAGAAGAACGGGGAGATCTATTTGGACGTTACCAACTTCAAAATAACAATGAAGCCGGAGTCCACCCACTACCACTTTTCGAATCTGTTCAATGGGGACAAGGCGCTGGGCGATAATATGAATGTCTTCCTGAACGAGAATTCGGAGGCCATTTATAAGGAGACGGCTTCAGCAATTGATAAGTCCTTCAGTCAGCTCTACATGGGAATCGTAAAAGGCGTGTTCTCCAAGCTCCCGTATTCGAAGCTTTTTGCCGAGGAGTAG
- the LOC108007898 gene encoding protein takeout, protein MELTLALVLLLGCASISVNGHAPELPSGIERCGIEDEACLINGVNNVLRNHAKSGIKELGLIPLDPLRIKKFTIGRNPHSPVNIDLSFHDADLLGLHQAVAKRASGFTSDLSRPIELIMEVPEVVVKGPYSVDGRVLILPIAGKGNAEIRLKKTKVHAFIKFKRVSKGEHQTFAEVVDIKVEVTPQHVSYHLENLFNGQKDLSENMHVLINENWRDIFNELKPGIGEAFGLIAKSVVDRIFGKLSLEQLFVV, encoded by the exons ATGGAGCTAACTCTCGCCCTCGTCCTTCTGCTCGGATGTGCGTCCATATCGGTTAATGGACACGCCCCCGAATTAC CCTCGGGTATTGAGAGGTGCGGGATTGAGGACGAGGCGTGCCTGATAAACGGAGTCAACAATGTGCTGAGGAACCACGCCAAGAGCGGCATCAAGGAGCTGGGTCTGATCCCGCTGGATCCCCTGCGCATCAAGAAGTTCACAATTGGCCGTAATCCACACAGCCCGGTCAACATTGATCTCAGTTTCCACGACGCGGATCTTTTGGGTCTCCACCAGGCAGTTGCAAAGCGAGCCAG tGGCTTCACAAGTGATCTCAGCCGACCCATTGAGCTGATCATGGAAGTGCCCGAAGTTGTGGTAAAAGGGCCATACTCAGTCGACGGCAGAGTACTCATTCTACCCATTGCCGGAAAGGGCAACGCAGAGATCCGACTGA AAAAAACGAAGGTGCATGCTTTTATAAAATTCAAGCGGGTGTCCAAGGGTGAGCACCAGACCTTTGCGGAGGTGGTCGACATCAAGGTTGAGGTGACACCTCAACATGTCTCCTATCACCTGGAGAATCTTTTCAATGGCCAGAAAGATCTCAGCGAGAACATGCACGTCCTCATCAACGAGAACTGGCGGGACATCTTCAACGAACTGAAACCGGGCATCGGTGAGGCCTTCGGACTGATAGCCAAGTCGGTGGTGGACAGGATCTTCGGCAAACTGTCGCTCGAACAACTCTTTGTTGTCTGA
- the bam gene encoding protein bag of marbles translates to MFNARALGMGPSANDDQQLVRNLMEVQQELSSLLESNENLTESRAAASLEYQDSVNDASSSSSGVLSEIQQNFRVLRLDNSAPRFEFHGWGCLQQLQKRSRQFGYGGVPAKKSRSGGASCLLVTGPKQEQLQKENVWNQQRHEEVKNSAQPMSIASLRSIGLHGDCLEHNAVLRVMDLFRSLHDHLTADLGFSRQNSMPSDYLFDVPVKNSMPKSLNVRYQLQVLCTKTERFLIKQRRILETNRSFDYEKYSECDKLIKGSTSYLQSFNQFMNVEMRHRNGNFITQSAKFNVQRLESLLIGLREWLKATHLSVHVFNWEMDLEHRYSAAMTESHKSLQERAILLANAELQAAKPRGITVEELYIAKRYKLERVMTCAIEQDEFLTALLAHPETYFPPQVVAMCGPPKVVVDMEEDSEEAEEYEDNAPSSPPRSNDRTFFRFRS, encoded by the exons ATGTTTAATGCACGTGCTTTGGGTATGGGCCCTTCGGCCAACGATGACCAGCAATTGGTTCGCAATTTGATGGAGGTGCAGCAGGAATTGTCCTCCCTGCTGGAATCCAATGAAAATCTCACCGAGTCGCGTGCTGCTGCTTCTTTGGAGTACCAGGACTCCGTCAATGACGCCAGCAGCTCGTCGTCGGGCGTTCTGTCGGAAATCCAACAGAACTTCCGGGTGCTCCGACTGGACAACAGTGCGCCACGCTTCGAATTCCACGGTTGGGGATGCTTGCAACAGCTCCAGAAGCGTTCCCGCCAGTTTGGATACGGCGGTGTTCCGGCCAAGAAGTCCCGATCCGGTGGCGCCTCCTGTTTGCTGGTCACCGGCCCCAAGCAGGAGCAGCTGCAGAAGGAGAATGTGTGGAACCAGCAGCGCCACGAGGAGGTGAAGAACTCGGCACAGCCCATGTCCATTGCGAGCCTGCGTTCAATAGGTCTCCACGGCGATTG CCTGGAGCACAATGCCGTGCTGCGCGTGATGGATCTGTTCAGGTCCCTGCATGATCACCTGACCGCCGACTTGGGCTTTTCGCGCCAAAACTCGATGCCATCCGATTACCTGTTCGATGTACCCGTCAAGAACTCCATGCCCAAGAGCCTCAATGTGCGCTACCAACTGCAGGTGCTGTGCACCAAAACGGAACGGTTCCTGATCAAACAGCGTCGCATCCTGGAGACAAATCGCAGTTTCGACTACGAGAAGTACAGCGAATGCGACAAGTTGATCAAGGGATCGACCTCCTATTTGCAGTCATTCAACCAGTTCATGAACGTCGAAATGCGCCATCGCAACGGAAACTTTATCACCCAATCGGCCAAGT TCAATGTGCAGCGCTTGGAGAGCTTGCTGATCGGTCTGCGGGAGTGGCTGAAGGCCACGCATCTTAGTGTGCACGTATTCAACTGGGAAATGGATCTGGAGCACCGCTACTCGGCGGCCATGACCGAGAGCCACAAGTCCTTGCAGGAGCGAGCCATCCTTTTGGCCAATGCCGAGCTGCAGGCGGCCAAGCCACGGGGCATCACTGTTGAGGAGCTGTACATTGCCAAGAGGTATAAGCTGGAGAGGGTGATGACCTGTGCCATAGAGCAGGACGAGTTCCTCACTGCTCTGCTCGCCCATCCGGAGACCTACTTCCCGCCCCAAGTTGTGGCCATGTGCGGACCACCCAAGGTCGTTGTTGACATGGAAGAGGATTCTGAGGAGGCGGAGGAATATGAAGACAACGCGCCATCATCCCCGCCACGAAGCAACGATCGTACATTTTTCCGCTTTAGAAGCTAA
- the RpS27 gene encoding small ribosomal subunit protein eS27 yields the protein MPLAKDLLHPLPAEEKRKHKLKRLVQHPNSYFMDVKCPGCYRITTVFSHAQGVVVCAGCATILCQPTGGRAKLTEGCSFRRKPQ from the exons ATGCCG CTAGCAAAAGATCTTCTGCACCCGCTGCCCGCCGAGGAGAAGCGCAAGCACAAGCTGAAGCGCCTGGTCCAGCACCCCAACTCGTACTTCATGGACGTGAAGTGCCCCGGCTGCTACAGGATCACCACCGTCTTCAGCCACGCCCAGGGCGTCGTGGTCTGCGCCGGATGCGCAACCATTCTGTGCCAGCCAACTGGAGGACGCGCCAAGCTGACAGAAG GCTGCTCTTTCCGCAGGAAGCCACAGTAA
- the Nup37 gene encoding nucleoporin Nup37: MRAVTDPEHCIQLNETIYCFEICTNDFAYNLIAVALKKELSLILVGLPEESGDFGYTHLQDLDVSDKDQRCVSALAFSPDTSLNCTPNNVTLCAAQGSQLKILRTDLGQFNTLQVLHGHGDYVNDVSWVCEGELLASVSDDFTCRFWTTAGSGENVITFGLSSAGMSIKSHPEDPNKVLVAEKKGIIHLYNVRSKQTVISVESPKFPLMSADWANSNRLFITSLAGGDVITWDLNRPFVPADVKQVHEDCGRVVRFAPGSSEMVIALIIGLTLKVFAAKSTVPLLEAPLKTFGGMAWHQRLPYITAVSDRKLLFWKVQMK; encoded by the exons ATGCGAGCTGTCACAGACCCTGAACACTGCATCCAACTAAACGAGACAATCTATTGCTTCGAGATTTGCACCAATGACTTTGCCTACAACCTAATCGCAGTGGCGCTCAAAAAAGAACTGAGTTTGATACTCGTAGGACTGCCG GAGGAAAGCGGCGACTTTGGGTACACACACCTCCAGGACCTGGACGTGAGTGACAAGGATCAGCGGTGCGTCAGCGCACTGGCCTTCTCGCCGGACACCTCGCTGAACTGCACTCCCAACAATGTGACTCTGTGCGCCGCCCAGGGCAGCCAGCTGAAGATACTCCGCACCGATCTGGGTCAGTTCAACACGCTACAGGTGCTCCATGGCCACGGAGACTATGTCAACGATGTGTCCTGGGTCTGCGAGGGTGAGCTGCTGGCCTCCGTCAGCGATGACTTCACCTGTCGCTTCTGGACGACGGCAGGCAGCGGGGAGAATGTCATCACATTCGGCCTGTCCTCCGCTGGAATGTCCATCAAGAGCCATCCCGAGGATCCCAACAAGGTGCTGGTGGCGGAGAAAAAAG GCATCATTCATCTGTACAATGTGAGGAGTAAGCAAACGGTCATCTCCGTGGAGTCCCCCAAATTCCCGCTCATGTCGGCGGATTGGGCCAACAGCAATAGACTTTTTATCACCTCCCTAGCTGGCGGGGATGTGATCACCTGGGACCTAAACAGACCCTTTGTGCCCGCCGATGTCAAGCAGGTCCACGAGGATTGCGGCCGAGTAGTTCGATTTGCACCAGGAAGCTCCGAAATGGTCATAGCCCTGATTATCGGGCTAACCTTAAAGGTTTTCGCAGCCAAGTCCACGGTTCCATTGCTGGAGGCACCCCTAAAAACCTTTGGAGGCATGGCCTGGCATCAGCGATTGCCTTATATCACGGCGGTCTCTGATAGGAAACTGCTCTTCTGGAAAGTGCAAATGAAGTAA